In Gossypium hirsutum isolate 1008001.06 chromosome D01, Gossypium_hirsutum_v2.1, whole genome shotgun sequence, the genomic window ACCAATCGCGATCCATCCTCGAACAAAAACCGAATACCCTGGTGCTTTGAAACAGAGCCATCAACAGGATCCTTGTATTCAAATTCATCAGCATTGACAACATTTGACACATCTGAACGAGCCCCCTTCACACTACTGCATGCAAAAAGAATATGACCATCAAAAGAAACTAAAAGGTTTAACAAAGGAAAATTTTAGGCCTAATAAATGCAGACgcaaataattttaacaatatttccCAATTTCTTTCCTCAAATTTAATGGTCGGCATCTAAGTACATGGATTCACGTTCGGGTGTCCTATATGGATATTTATCCAATGGTCAAACTTATCATTTGCTTAAAACTTTGGACTCACAAAATCATCTAGAAAGTGTCCAAAATAAGAAACAGATGCAGGAAACCAACCTTGTGAAAATCCACTTGCACTAAGCCCCAGGATCAACTTTAATTATTCAAGCAATCAAAAAATACAGTGCAAGAAGAGCATGACATTCATCCACGAAACTATAAAACAGTGGCATAATCCAGTAAGTGGTTTAGTGGTTCTAAAATGGCATGCACACATACCTATTGATTTCATCAAGAGATGATTGCAATTTGACCAGATAGGCCATTAAATCCTTTGCTGCACCAGCATCCACATTCTTCgtcaaacaaagtaaattagttaatactctcccaATTCCTTTATGGCCAAACATGGAAATGAACTACAAAAATGCCATACCTCATAGTCATATCGAGTGTAATAGTGTCGACCATAGATAGCCCAATGCTGACGAACAATATCCTCAACAGTCACAAGCTTATCCCCATTGAgattttccttatttttaaaaGCAAGTATTGAAAGCCAAGCCAAAACAGCCCAAATTCCATCTTTCTCACGTATATGGTCAGAGCCTGCCCACATTAGAATGTTTTGTAAGTTTCTCATGGTTCCAAGTGTATACTTCATGTTCGGAACATCAAACACTTACCAGTTCCAAAACTTTCTTCTCCACAAATCGAACATAATCCAGCATCCATTAAGTTGCCAAAAAATTTCCAGCCGGTGGGTACCTAGCAAAGAACAGATAAATAGCTAccttataacaataaaaatagtgGCCAGaaggaaaattatcaaaaaaattcattttccgTGGACTACctcaaaaaattttaagttcaagTTCTTGGCAACAACATCAAGGGCAGCTGAAGTAGGCATACTCCTACAAGCAGCAAATCCAGAACATgaatcttaaatttcaatttcagaGGAGATGATTATAatttaaaacaagtttatcaGAGTTTGAATTGCACAATAGATGTAACAGATATTGTCAATTTTACATCTTAATTAAATCCAAAACATTACTATTGGAGATTCAGTGAGTTctaaatgcttgaagaaacatgTCATGTAGGCCAGAAGACAAACCACTTTTCTGAAATTTGCAGTTGAAATTTAAACTTAAGATCTCACAgaaggatgatgatgatgatgatgatgatggttgttattgttattgttgttattgttattatttttattattgttattattattattattattattattacctgaACATGTCGAAGAGAAAAGATACAGACACATTTCACCTATTCTGTGCACCTTGTAAAGGCTTCAAATGTAGAATCACCTTTCTTTTTAAGCTTCAGAGACAATAAGCATGTCGgttgtttaaattttataatctttATAGTTATGAATCCTACATAATTGATAGTTAAAGAACCAACTGGATACTTGCACTAGTAGAAATTATATGTTTCGATAGGAAGCaggttaaaaactaaaaatataaagctAAACAGTGCAATAAAAAAACCTGGCAACTCCCTTCAAACCAGAAGAAAAGTAAGGAATTGCATTAACAGCATTGGCAGCAATGATGGCAACTGAATCTGATGGAGTGACAAAGAacctaaaataaaaagttatagaGAAAACTCTAGGAGGTGTAATTATTATATGATGTTAACTAGACTTCCTGGACAGTATTAGTACCTTTTTCCCAGTATCATGTTACGATCAGCATCACCATCAGCAGCAGCACCAAACTCTGGGGGGTCAACTGCAGAGTCCGATTTTCCTAATCCCATTCGAGCAACTAACTCCTTTGCATAAGTCAGATTGGGATCAGGATGCCCTCCTCCAAAGTCCTCCTGGTTTGCATCGAGTCAAAGCATTAACAAAGAAAAGTGTGATCTATTCAGCTAAAAAAAGATGCAACATATCATCAGACTCTAAAATTCTTCAACTTTAAAAGACCTTGGGTACACAGTTCAACAGTGAGCTTTCTTGTGCCCCAAGCTCTTCCACAAAAATGCGATGAGCATAAGCTCCAGCAACTCCATGCAGTGCATCATAGCTTCAATACAAGGAGAAAGAGTTACACTTTTCAACCAAGAATAATATAGTTTATTCCAGAGAATCAAAAGAGTCCTGTGCTTAAAAACAAAAGGCTTATCAACATACCAGAATGTAAACTTCGAAGAGGAAAGCAGCTTGCGAATAAGCTCAAAGTCAAAAATTGACCTGAACATAGAGGCAAAAGGATTTAGTATTTAGACTGCTTGCATATGCTGCCAATTTTAAAACCCTGACACTCTCAGAATGAATAAATAAGGATATGAATAATATGAAGAGGAATTATGTCACAACTCACAAGGTTTTAGCCCATGCAAATAATTTTCTAGGGGCTTTCAAgtttcaaattataataacaatttCCAATCAAGGGACATAGACAAGGACATGAGAGAAGAACAAAGATCACTATTCGAAAGATACTGCTAGTCAATATATATTAGATGGGACTCATTCAATTGAAGAATAACTTACTTCATCAGTTTCACATAGTCACTTGCTGAATCAAAAACCTCAACATCAAACTGTCCCTCAGGCCCCGAGAAGTTTGCAACACCAATTGTACTAATGTCTATCTGGATAATGCAACATATTAACAAGATTAAGTTACagtaaaaagatgaataaaaatacTGTTCTAGGGAAGCAAGACAAACATTTGGTAGATCTTCAGCAATCAAGTATTCTGTTATTGTTTTTGTGTTCTCAAAGATCTTATCAGTGATAGCCTCTGGAGCAGGTCCACCATTTTCCATGTTGTATTTAATTCCAAAATCCTGTGACAAAGACACAAAAGCCAAAGCAATCATACATTTTTCAAATGTTGCATGCAAAAACAGTTTTTAGACAATATACAAATTCAGCTCCGCCCTACCTCATGAGGACCGCCAGGGTTATGACTAGCTGTCAAAATAAAGGCACCAGTTGCTTTGGATCCCTGGAATTGAAATTTGTAAGCAGAACCTTAATGTTGTCAAAACTAAATCATATTGAGTAACTTCTCACAACATAATACtgaaaaagatgataaacaaAAAATAACTAGATAACGCAATAGCAGCAATATTACTCACATCGACACCAACTCTTTCACGTATTACAGCTGATACAGCAGGAGTTGAAAGCAATCCATTTTGACCAACCCATACGCGTCTTACTCCATTTGCAGCTGACATCTTAATTATTATCTGTCAATTTAACACAACGCATTACCTCACTGAGCAATTTGTACAATGGTTAAGGACTTATTACCAAACGATAACAACATTGAAGACATTATGATACAAGAAACCACTAAAAAGGACCTCAGTTGCATCCAGTTAAAACATATGAGTTTCAATTCGGGAACCAAAGTTCCATAAGAATGATTGGACAAACCAGAAACACCTACTATATACACTGCACTGAGTACATAGAACATGTTAAACTAGCCAAGTGTAAGTCCCCTTAGAAATGGCCGCCACAAATTCATTCGTAAGTTGAAGCCTGAATCTCTTAAATGACCAAAGTACACTACAGAAGTCCATATAAAGAACAATTATTTGCCATTGACAGAACAAAAATTTCAAAGAGCACCCGTTTAACAAAATAGCAACAAATGTTTTTTCTCTCCTAAGATGGTACAGTTTTATGGCAACCATTTAGGTTCAAAGTTGAAGTACCTGAATAGCATCCTTTGAAAAATAACGACCGTCACCAGAAACAACAAGTGTAGCACCTATAACCATGAACAGACATAAGAGGAAAGCCATTGTAATCCATTGAATGTAGGTcatcaagaaaaagaaatgtcaccaatgaaatgaaacaaaacaaaaatgaattcctaacataattttttttctttagatgaTTCAAAATCATCTCTCAAGATAAGAAACGACTTCTTCCCAATAAAGTAATAAATTACCAAAAGAGCTGGTGAAGAACTAAAGAAATTGAGTTGAATATACTCTACAATAATCATGCCAACAAACTAAAACTGCATGTTATCATAGCATTAGATGAGGCCTCTAATGCTAGAAATTGAATTAGCAGGCAATACAGAAATACACCATAGCTGTCTGTACACTTAAAAATACCAATATTCTTGGTGTTCTTATCAGGTGTGGAGGTAAATATCTTAAATCTGAGCTGTGGTGCTCTTAAAAGGGGTTAGGATAAAAGTCTTAAATCTGAGCCATGGTGCCCTTCTTTTTTTACGTATAGAAAAATATTCGTAAACAAGAAGTATGCATCTATTAGTTTCAAGATTGATAGTATAACTCTACTATTGGGTGTGGTATAGCCACCTAAACCAATGTAGTCAAGAAGCATCCCTAGCAAGAGAGGTGAAGGAAAATTTTGGCAAAAGCCTTGTTCCAAACAAGGTGAGGCAGCTTTATCAAGGCTCACAAAGGAAAATTCCCTTTGTTTTCTTCatgataaaaacaaaattaagaatataaaaactAGAAGAGTTTTCTGCAAGTGGTTATATTGTCAGTTCATAACCTAATGTTTGAGATgaaattttagaataattttcGTTAAGACTTGGTAATTTTAATACATTCAGCCATGCAGTGCTGTCTGTTATATATATTCCTAAAACTAGCACTATGCTCCTTAGGCAATACAAGGGTCCTAGCAGCTTTAGCACTATGCACCTTTGATCACATATACCTAGGTATCAGCAGGGTCCAGTAGCTCCCCTCCCTTCTTCCCTCTATTACTTTTCTAAAATTTCTTCAGAAAGATAAAAGTCAAGTGTCCAAAATGGcttaaaaaaatcagaaaaagtgaaaaagaatTTAAGGATCCCCAGGGTCCCCCAGGATTCCTGTCCAATATAAGGCTATACTGATACGGACTGCAACAGTTAAAACATTcaagaaaatataatatatccCAAGTACTTTGAAGACAAAAAGaccaaaataaaatcaagcaAATGATATGACCAGACTATTGTCTCTGGATGACATGAACTAAATATCTTTCAAGATAAAACTAGAACATTTTGTTGAACTACCCAAAGAATTGTGCATATATCCCAAGTACAATTAGGGCAGATACATCCTTTTCATAAGAGTTTCCCTAATATAACAAAGCACACAATCTAAGCAAGCCTCACATAAATGGATGTACGTAAAGTGAATCCTTAGTTCCAAGATTTTAAGAGCATAGTTAAAGAGCCACATTATGCCtctaaatattaaaaagtaaaaattaccAAGTACATTTAGCATACAAAAAGGCATAGCATCAACAAAAACCCTTACCTCTAACTTTTTCTGGTGTAAGGGCATTGAATGTTGACTGAACGAAATTTTGCAAATAATGAGGCTGAATGAAAACTTTCACCTGGACAGGTCAAAACACCACAGTatacaattaaaagaaaaacatgtaAATCAATATGCAGAGGCATATTGTAAGAAAATATAGAAAACTGTTTATGTTCCATATCACTCAAGTTGCAAATAACCTGAACTTTGACACGGATTTTAGCAACATGTAAAAAATGGACTTCGACAATGAAGGAAACTATTAATCTA contains:
- the LOC107922163 gene encoding phosphoglucomutase, cytoplasmic isoform X1; protein product: MVFKVSKVSTTPIDGQKPGTSGLRKKVKVFIQPHYLQNFVQSTFNALTPEKVRGATLVVSGDGRYFSKDAIQIIIKMSAANGVRRVWVGQNGLLSTPAVSAVIRERVGVDGSKATGAFILTASHNPGGPHEDFGIKYNMENGGPAPEAITDKIFENTKTITEYLIAEDLPNIDISTIGVANFSGPEGQFDVEVFDSASDYVKLMKSIFDFELIRKLLSSSKFTFCYDALHGVAGAYAHRIFVEELGAQESSLLNCVPKEDFGGGHPDPNLTYAKELVARMGLGKSDSAVDPPEFGAAADGDADRNMILGKRFFVTPSDSVAIIAANAVNAIPYFSSGLKGVARSMPTSAALDVVAKNLNLKFFEVPTGWKFFGNLMDAGLCSICGEESFGTGSDHIREKDGIWAVLAWLSILAFKNKENLNGDKLVTVEDIVRQHWAIYGRHYYTRYDYENVDAGAAKDLMAYLVKLQSSLDEINSSVKGARSDVSNVVNADEFEYKDPVDGSVSKHQGIRFLFEDGSRLVFRLSGTGSEGATIRLYIEQYEKDSSKTGRDSQEALAPLVVVALKLSKMLEFTGRSAPTVIT
- the LOC107922163 gene encoding phosphoglucomutase, cytoplasmic isoform X2; translation: MVFKVSKVSTTPIDGQKPGTSGLRKKVKVFIQPHYLQNFVQSTFNALTPEKVRGATLVVSGDGRYFSKDAIQIIIKMSAANGVRRVWVGQNGLLSTPAVSAVIRERVGVDGSKATGAFILTASHNPGGPHEDFGIKYNMENGGPAPEAITDKIFENTKTITEYLIAEDLPNIDISTIGVANFSGPEGQFDVEVFDSASDYVKLMKSIFDFELIRKLLSSSKFTFCYDALHGVAGAYAHRIFVEELGAQESSLLNCVPKEDFGGGHPDPNLTYAKELVARMGLGKSDSAVDPPEFGAAADGDADRNMILGKRSMPTSAALDVVAKNLNLKFFEVPTGWKFFGNLMDAGLCSICGEESFGTGSDHIREKDGIWAVLAWLSILAFKNKENLNGDKLVTVEDIVRQHWAIYGRHYYTRYDYENVDAGAAKDLMAYLVKLQSSLDEINSSVKGARSDVSNVVNADEFEYKDPVDGSVSKHQGIRFLFEDGSRLVFRLSGTGSEGATIRLYIEQYEKDSSKTGRDSQEALAPLVVVALKLSKMLEFTGRSAPTVIT